CAGGTCAGATCCTCAAAATAAATCCCTTTGATCAGCCTAACGTTCAAGAATCAAAGGATATTGCAGCTTCTACAATCAAAGAATGTGCTGCTCAAGGTCAATTTCCCGAGTCTGAGGTTCTGGAAATAGGAGGCCATAATTTTGACTCTAAAATCGGAGACTTTATCTCGAGTGTTAAACCCGGGGATTATGTTGCGTTTAATGCCTTTATCAGATCAAATACAGTGAATGATTCGGAACTCGAAGTTTTAAGGACATTTGTGAGAGACAAGTTTGGAGTTGCGACGACAGTCGGGTTTGGCCCGAGGTATCTTCATTCAACAGGACAGATTCACAAGGGAGGCGCAAATAACGGTCATTTCCTTATCATAACAGCCGACGATTTTGATGATCTGCCCATACCTGGAGTTAATTATTCATTCGGCACGCTCAAATCCGCTCAGGCGTTCGGTGATTTAAGAACTCTAACTAAAAGAGAAAGGAATGTGATTCGCGTTCACCTTAAGGATGAATCGCAATTGGGAGAGATTCTGGAAGCTTTGAAAAGATTTTTTATTCTTGACTAGTTGGCTATTCTGTTGAGAAACTAATTAGTTCAGGATTTTAACTTGGAGATAAAGATGCAAAAGCCGTCCAATCAATCAATTGACGCGACCAACTCGCCAGCTTTAAACGATTCAATTGAGACGAAAGATACTGATTGGCCGATTCACGATAACCTCGCAAAATTGCAGAGGATGAGGGATGAAGCGAGGGGTGGAGGCGGGCAAAAACGTATAACGGAGCAACACGCCCGCGGGAAACTAACCGCAAGGGAAAGAGTTGATTTACTCCTCGACGAAGGATCATTCGAAGAATTCGACGTCCTCAAGGCTGGAAGAGGAGGCCATCTCGGAGGAGAAAAAGAACATCTCAGTGATGGTGTAATCACGGGGCACGGTACCATCGACGGAAGAGAAGTCTTCATCTTCAGTCAGGATTTCACCGTGATCGGAGGCTCATTAGGAGAAGCCCATTCTGAAAAGATAAGCAAAGTTATGGACCATGCGGTTAGAGTTGGGGCTCCATTCATTGGGCTGAACGATTCCGGAGGAGCCCGTATCCAGGAAGGCGTGGATTCTCTGGCGGCATATGGCCAGATCTTTAATCGAAACGTGATGGCAAGTGGAGTGATTCCCCAGATATCTTGCATTATGGGTCCATGCGCTGGTGGGGCTGTTTATAGCCCGGCAATGACCGATTTTACTTTCATGGTTGAACATTCGTCTTACATGTTCGTTACTGGGCCTAATGTTGTTAAGACGATAATACATCAGGATATTTCGTTTGACGATTTGGGAGGCGCCGGTGTTCATTCGTCCAAAAGTGGAGTAGCTCATTTCGTTTTACCAAACGACATCTTGTGCATCAGGGAAGTCCGCAGACTAATTAATTACTTACCATCCAACAACATGCAAAAACCCCCTTTTCTAGATCTCCGGGATCCAAACGACAGAAAAGACCCTGCGCTCGATTATCTGGTTCCGGTGAGCCCTAATCAGCCTTATGACATGAAAGTTCTAATTAACAGCGTCCTGGACGGGGCCGAGTTTTTCGAAGTCCAATCTCACTTCGCAAAAAATCTGATCGTGGGATTCGGACGACTTGGTGGACAAACCATAGGGCTCATTGCTAACCAACCGGCTGTTTTGGCTGGAGTTCTTGATAGTAACGCTTCGGCGAAGGGAGCCCGTTTTGTTAGATTCTGTGACGCCTTCAACATTCCACTCATTTGTTTCGTCGATGTTCCTGGTTTTATGCCTGGTCCCGAGCAGGAACATGGGGGAATCATACGACACGGGGCAAAACTCCTGTATGCCTTTATTGAGGCTACGGTACCTAGAATTACTGTGGTTGTAAGAAAGGCTTACGGCGGCGCTTATATTGTCATGAACTCAAAGCACATAGGAGCGGATTTAAATTATGCGTGGCCCACCGCCGAGATAGCGGTTATGGGCCCTAGAGGAGCGGCTGAAGTCATTTACCGAAAAGAAATTCAGGCTTCATCTCATCCGTCGGCGGCTTTGGTCGAAAAGGAAGCTTTCTACAGAAAAACTTTTGCAAACCCGTTCCTCGCCGCAAAACGAGGCTACATCGACGATGTGATTTTCCCCAGGGACACCAGGGGACGACTGATTAGAAGCCTGCAATTCCTGGAAGGTAAGCACGGTGACAGGCCAAAACGTAAACATGGCAACATTCCTCTTTGAGGTTAGGCAGAGTGTTTGACAAAATATTAGTAGCCAATAGAGGCGAGATCGCTGTTCGAATAATTCGCACCTGCAAGCGAATGGGATTGAAATCAGTGGCCGTATATTCAGAGGCGGACTTTAGATCTCCCTACGTTCACGACGCGGATGAGTCTTGTCTCATCGGACCTTCCAGATCTCAGGATTCTTTCCTGAATTCAGAAAAGATCATAGAAGCCGCTTTGCATCACGGATGCCAGGCCGTACATCCCGGATATGGATTCCTATCTGAAAACGCTGAATTTGCAAGGATGGTTCAAGAGGTGGGATTAGTTTTCATTGGACCCCCGATCCAGGCTATTTCCCTGCTAGGTGACAAGATTGCGTCGAAAGCTTTAGCGATTAAAACCGGAGTACCCGTAGTGCCCGGTCGTGAAGAGCCAGTCCTCAGCGTCAAAGAAGCCATGGCCGTGGCTAAGGAAATCGGTTTCCCCGTGCTTCTAAAACCCGCCTCCGGCGGAGGGGGTAGAGGCATGCGAATTGTGAATGACATGACTGAACTACCCGGAGCGCTTGAAGCGTGCAGGGCAGAAACGAAGAAGAGCTTTGGAGATGACCGGATATTCGTGGAACGTTTCGTAACGCGGCCACGACATATAGAAATTCAGGTCATGGCAGACAATTATGGCTCAATTATTCACCTTGGTGAAAGAGAGTGCTCGATACAACGGCGTTATCAGAAAGTAATTGAGGAAACTCCTTCCAGGGCGATACACGAATCGCTTCGCGTTCAAATGGGTAAAACAGCCTGTGATCTAGCCAGGGCAGCCGGCTACGCGGGAGCCGGCACGGTGGAGTTTATTTTAAATGAAGAAAAAAATTATTATTTCCTTGAGATGAATACCCGCCTCCAGGTTGAACACCCCGTGACTGAGTTAGTAACTGACTTGGATTTGGTTGAACTTCAGATCCGGATTGCCGCAGGGGAACCACTTGCCATCAAACAGGAAGATGTATTGATAAAAGGGTGGGCTATAGAGGCCCGGATATGCGCGGAAGATCCCTCACGCGGTTTTCTTCCAACCACCGGCATGATAACCCGCTATGCCATTCCTCTCGGCAAGAACATACGAGTAGACAGCGGCATTGACGCTGGAAGCGTTATCACTATTCATTATGATAGCTTACTAGCGAAGGTGTCCGCATGGGGAGCGAATCGGGAAGAAGCTCGAAAGCATCTGGTACGTGCGCTGAACGGGTATCATATTGAGGGAGTCACAACAAATCTGGATTTTGTTAACTCCGTACTCTGTCACCCGGCTTTTGCGAGCGGCGACTTGTCAACCAGTTTCATTCAGGATTATTTTGAAGATGGGCAAAGTCGTATTCCACCTGCTGAACAGGATCTTCATTATATGACTATGGCCGCAGTCTTGGTATCTCACACTAGACGAAATCTGGTCCGGGATTCTCTGAGACCTATGAGTCCACATGTTGGGGCTGCTGAACAGCGTCCCTTGATACACAGGTATGTAGTCCGATCATCCTCTGATGTCTTCGAGATAGAATTGGAAGGCTCAGAGCAAAACAGAAGAATGGACATCACTGTAAATGGGAAACAATACACGGTCGTGGCACCTGAATTTGAATATTACAGGAGACGTTTAAAGCTCTACATTGACGGAATCGCCAACATGTTTCGCCTTCAGTACCTGGACAACCATATCAGGACCTATTTTTGCGGAATAGTCCGTATCTTTGAAATCTACACGCCTCTTGAATGGAGCCTTGCCCAGTTTATGCTTAGGGACATCAAACCTATCCAGGAAAACTCTTTGAAATGTCCCATGCCAGGCCTAATAACAGCGATAACTGTTGAAGAAGGAACTCAGGTTCGTAAGGGCCAGGAATTGCTTCGCATGGAATCCATGAAAATGGAAAGCGCTGTCGCGTCCACACGAGACGGTCAAATAGATCAGATTTTGGTGCGCCCCGGCCAAACTGTCGAAACAGATGAAGTCCTGATCACGTTCAAAGAATAATGAGGTTATTCCGGTTTTTTCCCAAGGTTTTTGGATCAAATTATATGGGATAAAAATGATCTCATGGAGAAACTTAACACCCTTAGCTAACCTCGGATATCGAACATCAGTGGTTTCTTGAAAGGATTTCCTTTATGTAATGTACGAGATCCTCTATTGAGATTGGTTTTGACAGGACTCGATCCACCCCGGCCTTTAACAAGTCATGCTTTGATCCGTCTTCGACCCCCCAGGCCGTTAGTAAGATCAGGATTGGTCGTTTTTTGTCCAATCCAGAAAATCTTCTTTTCAGGGTTCTCCCCAAATCCCAGCCACTCATTCCTTGAACACTGGCGTCACTCACTATCACATCTACGTTAATTCCATCCAGAATCCTCAATCCGTCCTCAACAGTGTTTGCGCTGTGAACTGAATATCCCTTGGAAACGAGACCGTCGCTGAATGATTCAACAACTTTTTCCTCTTCATCAATTAGTAGGACCGTCAGGCGTTCTGCAGTATCTTTAGAGACTTGTCTTGAACGAGCGCCGGGAAAAATTTTTGTTGCGGGAAACTTGACTCTAAAAATCGAACCCCTTCCTTCGGAACTTTCCACTGTTATTTCCCCGTTGTTTTGCTTCACTATTCCCATGGCGCTCGGTAATCCCAACCCACTTTTTGTAGGTCCTTTCGTCGTCCAGAAGGGATCGAAAATTCTTTTGAGATCCGCTTCTTTTATTCCCACTCCGGTATCCTGAACATAGAACGTGGCTTCGTGCTCCTCAGATTCTACCCCGACACGAACCGTTCCATTTTCAGATAGAGATTCCAAACCATTCTTGACCAGATTTATCATAACTTCCAGGATCCGATCCTGATTCACATCGATGTAACAATCTTCTTTCAAATCTGTATCTATCGAAACAACTATGCCCCGCTTCTCAGATTGTGTTCTCCACCACAATCGGCTTAAATCTATGGCCCTTTGAGCGAGTTTTTTGAGATTAACCACATTACGGAATGCGGAACCCATGGGCTGACCACATCTGGCAAAATCCTGTAAACTTCTAATGGCTGCAGCAGCGGCGTTAGAACTGATAATTATCTGTTCCAGTCTCTGCTTGATTCGACGCGGGTCTGCCGTTTCGATCTCAATTTGGGCAAGGCCGGCGAAGCCAATTATAACCTGGAGCATGTTGTTAAAATGATGAGCCACCCCCGCTGATAGCTCTGAAAACGATCTCAATCGCTCGGTTTCTAAACGGACCTCTTCCATTTGTTTCCGCTCTGAGGCGTCTCTGAAAACAGCGAGTATCGCGGACGAGTCTCCCTCCCATGGGATGAGGCACGCTGTAAGATCCATGTAGAACACTTGACCGTCACTACGTTGAAAACTTTGAGTCAAAAATACTCCGTCAGCGCAAACAACTTCATTGAGCACATTTGTCGCTTTAATTTCCGAGCCCGGGGGGAAAATACAAGTAAAATGCTTGCCTACCAAGCATTCAGGGGAATATCCAAAAGTCGCGTTGGCGCATGGGTTAGACCACAGAATATTGCCATTAGAAGAATCGACAATCAGCATGCTTTCCATCATGTCGCAAAACAGTGAATTCAGTCTTTGTCCCGAAAAGATAGTCTCATGATAGGATGTTACACATGGATCCGAAGAATAAATGGTCAAGATTCTGAGTTTCCCGCTATAAATATCTATCGGTTCGCATGAAATTATCGCCTTGAAAGACCTGGACTGATTCCGCTCCGTTACAGAAAGCTCAAGGGACTTTCTATTCTCTGGGACGTTGTTGAGAACTGTTCCGACTGCTATATTCGTTTTATCTATCGCCAGATTTTGCGCTCCAGGGTTCACATACAGAATCTTGCCGGTTTGATCGATTATCAAGAAACCAATAATGCGTTTGTCAAATACGTTGTGATCATTGATCGCTCTCATAAATTTTCCTCAACTCAATTTCAGGCAGTAGAAACTTTGGGGAATCCGCATGGCTCCTTATGCGGTTAGTTCCCGTCCTTGCCAGTATAATTCCAACACGTTTTGAAACCTGAACACACAGGTGTATTTTTCAACGTCTATTTTCATAAGGGCGCAACCTGGGTCAGAAGCGAAATCTCGAAGATTAGGATGTTTCCGCTCATATAATTCCAGAAACGATTCCCTATCGTGTGATTTCAATTCACTCGCCCTGCCTATCGCCGTTACCACCACGGCTTGAAAAAAATCATCCAGACTGTTTGATCGGTTATCAATAACAAAAGCTACCATAGGACACTCGATCATATTACTAAATTTTCTTGTGGCTTTTGGAGTTGCAAAAATCAGACTCCTTAAATCCAGGCTGGCCAGAAAAGCCACCAGATTACCGTATGGACCACTTTCCCCTTGTGTAGCAAGCACCGCAAGTTTTTGTTGAGAAAATAGCTCTGACAAAGCGTTGATCAGTTCAGATAACGATTTCAGACGTCCTTCTTTGTCAAATTGGACACTATCGCTGCTTTCCTGTGTCAGACCAGCGTCTATCGATATCGAACGCAGGTTCCATGATCCCTTATTTGATTCTGATCCGAATCCACTCAAATCACTACCGTAAGATTGCGCCACAACTCCTCCCGATCCTCCATCTTGAAGATTCATCCTCGTGCCGTAACTAAATGATTGATCACACAGGTGATGAAATTAGAGGACAAGTTTCTTTCCGTTATGTATTATTGAACCGTCATGAGTCAGCAGGTTCAATCGAACCAATTTACGAAGGGGTCGCACTTGATCCCTTTTACGGAAGACACGTTCAGTTGCCGAGCATATTGATCAAATTATTTAGAGGAAAAGCTTATGGTTCGCGCCACTAGGATAAGACTGCAACGAAAAAATGAGATGCTTAAAAACAAGCTGATTTCTCTTGCCACAACAGTTGAAGAAAGCGTCAAGCTGGCTGTAAAAAGTATTCGAGATAGAGACGCAAGGTTGGCTACAGGTATCATTGACGGGGATAGGGAAATTGACAAAGTCGAGATAGAGATAGAAGAAGACTGCCTCGAAATCCTCGCTCTACATCAACCAGTAGCCATGGATTTGCGATTCATAGCCGGGGTCTTCAAAATAATTAATCAGCTCGAACGTATTGGCGACCTTGCCGTTAACATCGCTGAAACAGCCGTGTTACTGGCTTCAGAACCATCGCTTCAAATTCCTCTTGATTATTATTTCATGGCCGAGAGAACTGAAAATATGCTCAAGAAAGCCCTGGACGCTTTTGTGAATATGGATGACGCATTAGCCGCTGAGGTTTTAACGGATGATGATGAAGTGGACATGATGAAACATAAATTACACAGGAATTTTGAAGAAAGACTGGCTGCTGAACTTGACCGACGCCATGCTCTCACACACCTGTTTCTTGTTTCAAGACATCTGGAGAGGATTTCTGATCATTCCACCAATATCGCGGAGGATGTCATTTATATGGCTACCGGGGAAATAGTTCGCCATGGACATTCTTCCACTAAATAGCGCGCCGCTAGGACCGATATGCGCCTTCTATGTGTCTAGAACGTAAAACTCCGAGCAACGCTTGCAAAGTCGCTAGAATCTTCGGATGAAGAATTGAATTCCAAGAGAATGGAATCTCTTAGTTCTATTATTTGTTGGGCCGCTGCTTCCGGGTCCCGAGCGCCATATATCGAAGACCCAACTATTGCGGCGGAATGAGGGCCAACAACAGACGCCCAGTCTTCCAACTGCCTGGCAAGAGACCTTCCTAAACGATCCTGTCTCCCAAAACCGGGACACCAGATTGGTTTTTCCGTAATAGAACGGTAACGCTTCAGATCATCGGGCCTTGTCGCGGGTCCTATATAACCAGCAACACCTATGGCCTCACCAAGACGTAATATTCCCTCAGTAATGTCTCTAAACTCACCAACGTCATCGCAATCTAATTCTATTCCACAAGAAGCGCAGTCTGAGCGAAACCGTGATATGTCCAGGGGCCTTGAAAAAAAAGTATCAGCCCCCGCATGACTCATCATAGGCAATAACAAGACCCTTATTCCGTAATCATCGCCGACATGTACCGCTTCCGCGACTGATGAAGGCCCAGGAAACCCATGAACCGTAACATGGGTGGCGCCAGACTGGTTCAATCTTGCAAGAATCTTAGCGTTGGTACCATTCCAGGAAGTTGATGACCTAAAACCTATGTCCGCAATTTTCAGATCCACCAGTAAAGGTTTGTCACCAAGGATATCACGAACTCTCAGGAGAATCTCTGTCCCGGATTCCAGCAAAGTCGGAACGCCTATTTTGATTCCATCAACTATTCTTGCGACCTTTGAAGAAACATTAATGACAGCGTTTGAGGTTTCCAGATCCAGCGAAGCGATTACGGCAAACTTTTTCATTTCCAACCGGACGCCCTACCGTGAGAATCCCTGGTAATTTCTTGAACAAACGCTACCTTCCTTGGGCATTTGTATCGTGAAAGATACTCCTTGCAAAACCTCATAATCTCACGTTCATCCGCCTTGACCCCACTCTCTGGAACCACAATCGCTTCTATGACTTGACCGCGCATCAGATCTGGAACCCCTACTAATGCGACGTCAGCCACACTGGGGTGTCTGATCAAGATTTCTTCAACTTCCTGGCAATATACGTTGAATCCTGAGGTTATAATGAGGTCCTTCTTTAGCCCGGTCAAAGTCAGATATCCGTCTTCATCAAGAAAGCCAATGTCTCCTGTGTAGAGCCATCCATTCCGTATTACTGTTTTGGTCTCGTTAGGTCTGCCAAAATATCCAAGCATCACGTTGGGACCCTGAACCACAACCTCCCCTTCAATTCCTGTGGGCAGTGGATTCCCGTTATCGTCATGGATTTGTATCGTGACATCAGGCACAGGTAGACCCACGGTTTTGGGCTTATTAGGAAAATTCATGTTGTTCCATGACACTACAGGAGACGCTTCAGTCAAACCATAGCCGTGATATAATGGAATCCTGTATTTCTCGCAGAATTTTTCATGGATTTCCATCGACAGGGGCGCTCCTCCGCTAATGGCTATTTGGAAACTTGAAAGATCCAGATCTTTGCATGATGGGTGATAGATGAGCCCGTAGTAGACCATCGGCACGAGACCGGAGTAGCTAATTTGGGCTTCTTTGAGCCAGGGGATCAATCGAGGGAAATCTACTTTTTCTACTAAATATACGGTTCCACCTGCCTTGATCGTTCCCAATAAATTTGTTGAAGCTCCAAACGCGTGAAAAAGCGGAATTAAAGCTAGCCCATGGGTTTCCGGACCCCTTTTAGCGACATCACGTAACAAATTGGAATTACTATCTAGATTCCTGTGACTCAACGTCGCCCCTAAAGCCCTCCCTAATAAGCCGGCTGTGAATATGATTACGGCCGGGGCGTTCTCGTCTAAATCAACAGCATCAAATTTATCAGGAAAATCCCGCTGAATTTGAGCAAATCCGACTTCACCCTCTTGAGGGTCAAGGGAAATGATCATTTTCAAATAATCGGCGTGTTCCTTTGCCTTGACGATTTTGGCTGATTGGTCAGGCCCGCTGATAATAACAGCGGGTCTGCAATCGCTCAAATAATGGCTTAACTCGTAGGCCGTGGACAGGGGATTTAAGGTGACGCATATGGCGCCGACTCGCATGACTGCAAAATAGGACATCACAAATTCGGGCCGGTTACCCATGAGCGTAACAACTCGATCGCCACTCTGTACTCCAGCTTTTACCAAAGCATTGGATAATCTGTTGATCCCCTTTAGGAGTTCAGAATAAGAAATCTTCTGATCCTCAAATACCAACGCAGTGTGATCGGGCAAATCACTTGCGGCTCTGTCCACCATCTGACTCAGATTCATAGAGACTCCGGGCAAAAGTTTTTGAAACACTTAATAAGAAACAGGAATTTTAAATGATTAACATTTTCAACTCATTTTATCAACCGCTTGACGAATAAAACTGATTTGGGCAGAAATATGGCAGATGATGGTGAGGCTTGAATCGGTATATTTTATCGGAGTAGCTTGGGTTGACCATCTCTTGAACTGTTTATTTTCCTGAGGGCCGCAACATGGCTACGATTTTCAAAAGGGTCAATACGCGAATGACTTTGACAAGAGGTTTTCTAGATGGGGAATATATGTCTGGTTGTAGGCGGTCGGCGAAGCGGTAAGAGTTATTATGCCCAAACCCTTGCTGAAAAAATTCCCGGCCCTAGAGCTTTTATAGCCACGTGTCCTGTTCTGGATCAAGAAATGGCGGACCGGATCAGAAAACATCAGGAAGCAAGAAAATCCGCCGGCTGGACCACTATCGAAGAACCGCTGAATTTAGTGAGGGCGGTATCTAGCTCAAGTGGATATAATGTCTTGTTGATTGATTGTCTGACGTTATGGATAAACAATCTCATGTACGAGAGTCAAAAGAATCAAAATTCAATTTCTGAAGATATCATTTTCAGAGAAGCGACGAACATGATTCAGGCCTGCTTGTCCCATCCTGGAGAAATTATCCTGGTAACAAATGAGACGGGGTTGGGAATTGTCCCGGACAATGAACAAACACGATTGTTTCTGGATTTGATGGGACGTTGCAATCAAGTCGTTTCCAATGAGGCTGATGTGGTCGTCCTGATGGTATGCGGACAACCTTTATTCTTGAAAAATCGCAGTCCCAAGACATAAGGAACAAAACCGCGGCTCAGAAAAACTAAGCCGCGGTTCACACATTCAACGAATGTAGTCTACAATTACAGAGGGAAAAGAGTAGGAATTCTTTGGGCAGCCATTATGTCGCCGGCAGCTCTCAATTTGCCCGTCATAAAGGCAGTTACTCCGTTTAATTTGCCATTGCACATGTCCAACCAGTCTGAACCTTCCATGGTCAAAGTCACTGACGGACTTGAATGAATTCCACTAGCGACTTGGCATGTTTGGTCTTTTATTACTACATTCCAATCACCGGCCTGATCACCTGTTATGTGAAACTGAAACACCATGTCCAGACCTGACGCTGCCGTGGCATTAAATACCTGCGGCATTTTTTCAAAGACTTCATTTACTGTTGTAAGGGCCATCTGTTTTTCTCCTGTTCTAAATTTTCGCGTCTATCGGTTTTGCCCCGTTCATAAATACCTGCATCAATCCAATGGCTATTCGCTGCTTTTGGGCTTTACTCCTCAACGGTTGATTCTCGAGAACCATAGCCGACACGAAGCTCTCAATAGCTCCCAAAAAAATGTATGTCAAATATCTCGCCTTGATGTCCGTTCGTAAAATGTTCCCCGTCTGCCCTACAGACATTATCTTCTCGGTTCTTGACAGGAACATCTTGAACCAGTTAACGCGCGACGGGGTCAGGTTGGCAGCCGATCTTGAAATCTCGGTGATAAATATGTGAACGAGATCCGGTTTTTTCTGATATTGATCGAGAAAATAGGTCACAAGGGCCGACAGTTGAACTTCCACGTTTGCGGCGTCGCTATCCCATTTCTCCATTAAATCGAACAATCCTGTCCACCACTCTTTCAATATTGCGTCAAATAAATCCGCCTTACTGGTGAAATAGTGATAAACAAGACCATAAGAAATGCCAGCCGTTTGAGCTATATCGGTAATCCTTGCCTGATGAAATCCTTTTTCCCTAAATACCCTGCAGGCAGCGTCGAGGATGACGGTTTCTTTGTCCTTTCGGGAATCTGTCGCTAGAGAGTTATTGACAGTCATTAAGCGAAGCTATCAATATCTGATTGACCTGTCAATCAAATTGAGTGGCCCTTCTTTTGTCTTGACCACCAACCTAACGCGCTTATAATTAATGTCAACAGGCGAGCGCTATTGCGGTTTGTCCGGGATCCTAATCTTGATGGCTCCCGGACAAACTTTTTCGGCTTCAAGTCTAAAGCAGACTTGTATCCCTCAAGCTCTAGACAGGGCTTTTTTTCCTAT
This portion of the Desulfomonilaceae bacterium genome encodes:
- a CDS encoding ATP-binding protein, with the protein product MRAINDHNVFDKRIIGFLIIDQTGKILYVNPGAQNLAIDKTNIAVGTVLNNVPENRKSLELSVTERNQSRSFKAIISCEPIDIYSGKLRILTIYSSDPCVTSYHETIFSGQRLNSLFCDMMESMLIVDSSNGNILWSNPCANATFGYSPECLVGKHFTCIFPPGSEIKATNVLNEVVCADGVFLTQSFQRSDGQVFYMDLTACLIPWEGDSSAILAVFRDASERKQMEEVRLETERLRSFSELSAGVAHHFNNMLQVIIGFAGLAQIEIETADPRRIKQRLEQIIISSNAAAAAIRSLQDFARCGQPMGSAFRNVVNLKKLAQRAIDLSRLWWRTQSEKRGIVVSIDTDLKEDCYIDVNQDRILEVMINLVKNGLESLSENGTVRVGVESEEHEATFYVQDTGVGIKEADLKRIFDPFWTTKGPTKSGLGLPSAMGIVKQNNGEITVESSEGRGSIFRVKFPATKIFPGARSRQVSKDTAERLTVLLIDEEEKVVESFSDGLVSKGYSVHSANTVEDGLRILDGINVDVIVSDASVQGMSGWDLGRTLKRRFSGLDKKRPILILLTAWGVEDGSKHDLLKAGVDRVLSKPISIEDLVHYIKEILSRNH
- a CDS encoding acetyl-CoA carboxylase biotin carboxylase subunit, whose amino-acid sequence is MFDKILVANRGEIAVRIIRTCKRMGLKSVAVYSEADFRSPYVHDADESCLIGPSRSQDSFLNSEKIIEAALHHGCQAVHPGYGFLSENAEFARMVQEVGLVFIGPPIQAISLLGDKIASKALAIKTGVPVVPGREEPVLSVKEAMAVAKEIGFPVLLKPASGGGGRGMRIVNDMTELPGALEACRAETKKSFGDDRIFVERFVTRPRHIEIQVMADNYGSIIHLGERECSIQRRYQKVIEETPSRAIHESLRVQMGKTACDLARAAGYAGAGTVEFILNEEKNYYFLEMNTRLQVEHPVTELVTDLDLVELQIRIAAGEPLAIKQEDVLIKGWAIEARICAEDPSRGFLPTTGMITRYAIPLGKNIRVDSGIDAGSVITIHYDSLLAKVSAWGANREEARKHLVRALNGYHIEGVTTNLDFVNSVLCHPAFASGDLSTSFIQDYFEDGQSRIPPAEQDLHYMTMAAVLVSHTRRNLVRDSLRPMSPHVGAAEQRPLIHRYVVRSSSDVFEIELEGSEQNRRMDITVNGKQYTVVAPEFEYYRRRLKLYIDGIANMFRLQYLDNHIRTYFCGIVRIFEIYTPLEWSLAQFMLRDIKPIQENSLKCPMPGLITAITVEEGTQVRKGQELLRMESMKMESAVASTRDGQIDQILVRPGQTVETDEVLITFKE
- a CDS encoding orotidine 5'-phosphate decarboxylase / HUMPS family protein, with protein sequence MKKFAVIASLDLETSNAVINVSSKVARIVDGIKIGVPTLLESGTEILLRVRDILGDKPLLVDLKIADIGFRSSTSWNGTNAKILARLNQSGATHVTVHGFPGPSSVAEAVHVGDDYGIRVLLLPMMSHAGADTFFSRPLDISRFRSDCASCGIELDCDDVGEFRDITEGILRLGEAIGVAGYIGPATRPDDLKRYRSITEKPIWCPGFGRQDRLGRSLARQLEDWASVVGPHSAAIVGSSIYGARDPEAAAQQIIELRDSILLEFNSSSEDSSDFASVARSFTF
- the cobU gene encoding bifunctional adenosylcobinamide kinase/adenosylcobinamide-phosphate guanylyltransferase; this translates as MGNICLVVGGRRSGKSYYAQTLAEKIPGPRAFIATCPVLDQEMADRIRKHQEARKSAGWTTIEEPLNLVRAVSSSSGYNVLLIDCLTLWINNLMYESQKNQNSISEDIIFREATNMIQACLSHPGEIILVTNETGLGIVPDNEQTRLFLDLMGRCNQVVSNEADVVVLMVCGQPLFLKNRSPKT
- a CDS encoding acyl-CoA carboxylase subunit beta; amino-acid sequence: MQKPSNQSIDATNSPALNDSIETKDTDWPIHDNLAKLQRMRDEARGGGGQKRITEQHARGKLTARERVDLLLDEGSFEEFDVLKAGRGGHLGGEKEHLSDGVITGHGTIDGREVFIFSQDFTVIGGSLGEAHSEKISKVMDHAVRVGAPFIGLNDSGGARIQEGVDSLAAYGQIFNRNVMASGVIPQISCIMGPCAGGAVYSPAMTDFTFMVEHSSYMFVTGPNVVKTIIHQDISFDDLGGAGVHSSKSGVAHFVLPNDILCIREVRRLINYLPSNNMQKPPFLDLRDPNDRKDPALDYLVPVSPNQPYDMKVLINSVLDGAEFFEVQSHFAKNLIVGFGRLGGQTIGLIANQPAVLAGVLDSNASAKGARFVRFCDAFNIPLICFVDVPGFMPGPEQEHGGIIRHGAKLLYAFIEATVPRITVVVRKAYGGAYIVMNSKHIGADLNYAWPTAEIAVMGPRGAAEVIYRKEIQASSHPSAALVEKEAFYRKTFANPFLAAKRGYIDDVIFPRDTRGRLIRSLQFLEGKHGDRPKRKHGNIPL
- a CDS encoding pyridoxamine 5'-phosphate oxidase family protein; translation: MNLQDGGSGGVVAQSYGSDLSGFGSESNKGSWNLRSISIDAGLTQESSDSVQFDKEGRLKSLSELINALSELFSQQKLAVLATQGESGPYGNLVAFLASLDLRSLIFATPKATRKFSNMIECPMVAFVIDNRSNSLDDFFQAVVVTAIGRASELKSHDRESFLELYERKHPNLRDFASDPGCALMKIDVEKYTCVFRFQNVLELYWQGRELTA
- the phoU gene encoding phosphate signaling complex protein PhoU, which produces MVRATRIRLQRKNEMLKNKLISLATTVEESVKLAVKSIRDRDARLATGIIDGDREIDKVEIEIEEDCLEILALHQPVAMDLRFIAGVFKIINQLERIGDLAVNIAETAVLLASEPSLQIPLDYYFMAERTENMLKKALDAFVNMDDALAAEVLTDDDEVDMMKHKLHRNFEERLAAELDRRHALTHLFLVSRHLERISDHSTNIAEDVIYMATGEIVRHGHSSTK
- a CDS encoding AMP-binding protein — protein: MNLSQMVDRAASDLPDHTALVFEDQKISYSELLKGINRLSNALVKAGVQSGDRVVTLMGNRPEFVMSYFAVMRVGAICVTLNPLSTAYELSHYLSDCRPAVIISGPDQSAKIVKAKEHADYLKMIISLDPQEGEVGFAQIQRDFPDKFDAVDLDENAPAVIIFTAGLLGRALGATLSHRNLDSNSNLLRDVAKRGPETHGLALIPLFHAFGASTNLLGTIKAGGTVYLVEKVDFPRLIPWLKEAQISYSGLVPMVYYGLIYHPSCKDLDLSSFQIAISGGAPLSMEIHEKFCEKYRIPLYHGYGLTEASPVVSWNNMNFPNKPKTVGLPVPDVTIQIHDDNGNPLPTGIEGEVVVQGPNVMLGYFGRPNETKTVIRNGWLYTGDIGFLDEDGYLTLTGLKKDLIITSGFNVYCQEVEEILIRHPSVADVALVGVPDLMRGQVIEAIVVPESGVKADEREIMRFCKEYLSRYKCPRKVAFVQEITRDSHGRASGWK